In the Pseudomonadota bacterium genome, GTCTTCAGAAGATGGTGGTAACAGTAGCTACTACTATTGGAATGTCGGAGCGCAACATAAATGATTTACGTCTTTTTGTACAGTTCCATGATATAGGCAAAGTGGGCATACCAGATCACATTCTTTTAAAACCTGCTCCTTTTAACCAAGATGAAACTGTGGAAATGAAGAGACACAGCGAGATAGGACACCGCATTGCACAATCCGCCCCTGACCTTGTTCCAATTGCTGATTGGATTCTCAAACACCACGAATGGTGGAATGGTGAGGGCTATCCCCTTGGTCTTAAAGGGAAAGACATTCCACTTGAGTGCCGTATACTCACAATAGCCGATGCCTATGATGCTATGACCAATGATCGTCCCTACCGCAGGGCTATGTCTCATGAGGAAGCGATATCTGAACTCAAAAGATTTGCAGGGGTTCAGTTTGACCCTGAACTGGTGGATTTATTTTTACAAACTGTGAATGGTTCGTAATAACAAATTCTGAGTTCTAAACTCCACACGAATTGTGTATCCTATGGTATAAAAAGATCGGTGAATTTGAACTGTTCTCCATCAAACAAACCTCTGTCACTTAACTTTAGTTTTGGTATCACAAGAAGAGCCATAAACGACAGTGTCATGAATGGGGCTCTAAGGTGTGACCCCAGATGCTTGGCAAACTTATCGAGCTTAGAATATTGATCTGCAACACTAAAACCATCTTCATCAGTCATGAGTCCGGCAATGGGTAGCGGAAGCACTTCCTTAAAACCATCATATACAACAGCTAATCCTCCCCTGTGTTTGATAATCAGGTTTACAGCATTACATATATCATTGTCTGTTAGGCCCACGGCTACTATATTGTGAGAGTCATGTGCAACCGATGAGGCAATCGCACCTTTTTTCAAACCAAAGTTTCTTATGAAGCCGATTGCGGGTTTGATATCCTCATAGCGATTCACCACAGTTAGTTTTAAAATATCCCTCTCAACATCAGAGACAACATTATCGCCAGAGAATCTGGGCGTTACCTGGATTCTTCCGGTAACTACCTGGCCGTCTATTGCCTCGATAACGTTCATCCTGCTGCCTGTTGCTTTTACGGCAAAGTCAGCTACCTCCTTTTCTTCTGCTTTAAACTTATTCAGATGGGGTACTGATAATAAGTGGGGCAATAATGTTTTGCCATTTTCTGCAACTATTTTTCCATTAATATATGTCCTTAGAATATTAAGCATATTAAAATTATCTACCTCGATAAAATCTGCATAATCACCTATTCGGAGTAACCCAACATCGAGTCCATAGTGTATAACAGGGTTAACACAGGCACACCGTAATGCGGTCATTATGTCAATATCCATTCTCAGCGCCCTTTTTACTAATTCATTGATATGTTCTTTAACCAGATCATCCGGGTGTTTATCGTCGCTGCAAAACATACATTGCCCGGGAGATTTTAATATAAGAGGACTTAAAGTATCGAAATTTTTTGCAGCAGAGCCTTCTCTAATAAGGAGGTTCATACCCAAGGACAATTTTTCTTCCCCTTCATCGAACTGAAAGGTTTCGTGGTCGGTAGTTATGCCTGCGCTGATATATTTTTCGAGTGCCTTTCCTCTTAAGCCAGGGGCGTGACCATCAATATTTTTACCGTATTTCTTTGCAACCCTTATCTTCTTTATGACATTCTGGTCGTCATTTAAGACGCCAGGGAAATTCATCATTTCGCTCAGATATTTTATTTCATTATGGCTGAGTAAATTATCCACTTCAGCAAAGCTAAGGGAAGCACCAGCCGTCTCAAAAGACGTTGCAGGGACACAGGACGGTGCGCCGAAATAGAATTTGAAAGATACAGTTTTGCCATTCTCCACCATATATCTAACGCCTTCTATGCCAAGTACATTTGCAATTTCATGGGGATCAGACACTGTAGCAACAGTACCGTATATTACCGCCAGTCTTGCAAATTCGGATGGTATCAACATAGAACTTTCAATATGGACATGGGAGTCTACGAAACCCGGAATGATAAATGTATTATAATGCTTATCATCTCTTGTGATACTCGTAATCCTGTCATTCTCTATCTCTATAATTCCGGAGAATATTTTTGAATTCAAGACATCGACTATGTTACCGGATACTTTCATACTTCAGAAGGACGAGGGATGATCGCTATACGGGACGAGGGACGAATTTTCATACGTCCTAATGAGTCCCGTGTACACACGGGATGAGTGGTCGTCCGAACGAATTCTGCAATTTGCGGGATGAGTGGTCGTCCATCGTATATAAGCGGCTATCCTGCTTTGATAATCACCGTATCTTTGTATGCCCGCATGTACGCGTTGATATTTTTTTGTGCAACCACTCCAAACCTATTCCTTATAGGTTCCTCTAATGCCTCTATATCAACAACATTTGTTGCTTTAATAAGGGAGCCCAACATTGTAGTATTTGTTATGGGTACACCGAGTTCCTCCCTTGCTATTTTTGATGCATCAACATAAGCAATATTGTGGCCAGGAAAAATTTTTTTGAGCTCGTCTGCAGATTTGTTTGAGTTTATGATAACAAAACCCTCTTTTTTTAAACCATCGGTTGGGTTTACGGCACCAAGCAGTGTTGAATCTAATATGATAACGTGATCTGGCTTATATACCTTTGACCTCAATCTGATAGGCTTGTCAGAAACCCTTAAAAATGCCTGAACCGGAGCCCCTCTTCTTTCTGGACCAAAACTCGGGAATGCCTGAGCATAAAGACCTTTTTTGATAGCTGCTTGTGCGATGATCTCCGCTGAGGTTACTGCTCCTTGACCGCCTCTTCCATGAAACCTGACCTCTATCATTAATCCTCTCCTTTCGTTATAGATATATTCTTTATTCTCCATTCTGTACCTTTTGGTGTATCCAATAAAATTATGCCCTTATTTGCAAGCATATCTCGAATCTCATCTGCTTTCTTGTAATCCTTGTTTTTTCGTGCCTCAATCCTTTCCCTTATTGTGTTTTCAATGATGGCAGGGTCAAGACCGATACGCTTTAGATGTTGCATTTTTTCATGTGATGCGAATGTATTTAAATCATCTTTCAAAAGCCCGAGGATGTTTGCAAGTGAAATGAGAACATGATTTGTATATACAATAAATGAAGCAATCTCGCTACCTTGTTCGTCTAACATTTTATTCAGAATTTTTGAGAGCTCAAAAATGTATGATAAGGCGAGGGCAGTATTAAAGTCGTCATCCATTGCCCCGTAAAATTTTTTTTCAAGCTCATCAGCTTCCATGTATTGCCTGGGTACAACCTCTCTTGCCTTTCCCATTTCAAAAACCCTCTCAAGGGTAAAGTAGAGTCTGTGGAGCGCACTATTGGTATCCTCAATAGATTTTTCATTGTAATCAACGGGGTTTCTATAGTGGGTTGAGAGAAAAAAGAGTCTCAGCACTTCAGGGTGGTAAT is a window encoding:
- a CDS encoding pyruvate ferredoxin oxidoreductase subunit gamma, yielding MIEVRFHGRGGQGAVTSAEIIAQAAIKKGLYAQAFPSFGPERRGAPVQAFLRVSDKPIRLRSKVYKPDHVIILDSTLLGAVNPTDGLKKEGFVIINSNKSADELKKIFPGHNIAYVDASKIAREELGVPITNTTMLGSLIKATNVVDIEALEEPIRNRFGVVAQKNINAYMRAYKDTVIIKAG
- the ade gene encoding adenine deaminase, which produces MKVSGNIVDVLNSKIFSGIIEIENDRITSITRDDKHYNTFIIPGFVDSHVHIESSMLIPSEFARLAVIYGTVATVSDPHEIANVLGIEGVRYMVENGKTVSFKFYFGAPSCVPATSFETAGASLSFAEVDNLLSHNEIKYLSEMMNFPGVLNDDQNVIKKIRVAKKYGKNIDGHAPGLRGKALEKYISAGITTDHETFQFDEGEEKLSLGMNLLIREGSAAKNFDTLSPLILKSPGQCMFCSDDKHPDDLVKEHINELVKRALRMDIDIMTALRCACVNPVIHYGLDVGLLRIGDYADFIEVDNFNMLNILRTYINGKIVAENGKTLLPHLLSVPHLNKFKAEEKEVADFAVKATGSRMNVIEAIDGQVVTGRIQVTPRFSGDNVVSDVERDILKLTVVNRYEDIKPAIGFIRNFGLKKGAIASSVAHDSHNIVAVGLTDNDICNAVNLIIKHRGGLAVVYDGFKEVLPLPIAGLMTDEDGFSVADQYSKLDKFAKHLGSHLRAPFMTLSFMALLVIPKLKLSDRGLFDGEQFKFTDLFIP